GCGACGCCGAAAAGGGCGAGCGGGTGTTCCGCAAGTGCCAAGCCTGCCACGCGGTGGGTGAGGACGCCAAGAACAAGGTTGGCCCCGTCCTGAATGGCATCATCGGGCGCACCGTCGCCAGCGTCGAGGACTTCAGCTACTCGACCGTGCTGGCCGACATGGGCGCCGAGGGCAAGACCTGGACCGAAGAAGACCTCGCAGCCTTCCTCGAGAAGCCCCGCGATTACGCCAAAGGCACCAAGATGGCCTTTGCCGGTCTGCGCAAGGAAGAGGAGCGCGCGGACGTGATCGCCTATCTCGCCACTTTCTCGGAAGAGGCAGACGGGGGGTCATGACCTGAGAACACTGTCCTGCCCGTGAGAGGGAGACTCGCGGGCAGGACAGAAACCGGCGCGGCAAGTCCGTGCCTTTACGCGGCTCGCGCCGCATGTATGGGAGGAAGACAATGCGATTGACGCGTCTCGTCACATCGGGGATTGCGATAGCCTGCGCCACCGGCGCCTGGGCGAACGACGATCTTGTTAGCAAGATGGAGGACCCCAAGCAGTGGGCGATCCAGACCGGCGATTACAAGAACCAGCGCTATTCCGAACTCGACCAGATCAACGCCGAGAACGTCGGTGATCTGCAGGTGGCATGGACCTTCTCGACCGGCGTACTGCGTGGCCACGAAGGTTCGCCGCTGGTCGTGGGCGACATCATGTACGTCCACACCCCCTTCCCGAACATCGTCTACGCGATGGACCTGAAGGAAGACGGCAAGATCATCTGGAAGTACGAGCCCAAGCAGGACCCGGACGTCATCCCAGTGATGTGCTGCGATACCGTGAACCGCGGTGTGGCCTATGCCGATGGTAAGATCTTCCTGCACCAGGCCGACACCAAGGTCGTCGCGCTGGACGCGATGACCGGCGAAGTGGCATGGGAAGCCCTGAACGGCGATCCCTCGATCGGCGAAACCAACACCGCCACCGTGCTGCCGGTCAAGGACAAGATCATCGTCGGCATCTCTGGCGGTGAATTCGGTGTGCAGGGTCACGTGACAGCCTACAACATGGAGACCGGCGAGCAGGAATGGCGCGCCTATTCCGTGGGGCCGGACGACCAGATCCTGTTCAACCCCGAAACCACGATGGAGCATGGCAAGCCGGTGGGCGCCGACAGCTCGATCAACTCGTGGGAAGGCGATCAGTGGATGATCGGCGGCGGCACGACCTGGGGCTGGTACTCGGCCGACATGGAAGAGAACCTCTTCTACTACGGCTCGGGCAACCCCTCGACCTGGAACCCCGCGCAGCGTCCCGGCGACAACAAATGGTCGATGACCATCTTCGCCCGCGACATCGACACCGGCGAAGCCAAGTGGGTCTACCAGATGACGCCCCACGACGAATGGGACTATGACGGCGTCAACGAGATGATCCTGACCGAACAGGAGATCGACGGCGAAGAACGCAAGCTGCTGACCCACTTCGACCGCAACGGCCTTGCCTACACGATGGACCGCGTGTCCGGTGAATTGCTGGTGGCCGAGAAGTATGACCCCGTGGTGAACTGGACCACCGGCGTCGACATGGACCCCGAGTCCGAAACCTACGGTCGCCCGGCGGTCGTGGCGGAGTACTCGACCGAACAGAACGGCGAAGACGTCAACTCGACCGGCATCTGCCCGGCGGCGCTTGGCTCGAAGGACCAGCAGCCGGCGGCCTATTCGCCCAAGACCCAGACGTTCTACGTGCCCACCAACCACGTCTGCATGGACTACGAGCCGTTCCGCGTGGCCTACACCGCCGGTCAGCCCTATGTCGGTGCAACGCTCTCGATGTACCCGGCGCCCGACAGCCATGGCGGCATGGGCAACTTCATCGCATGGGACAACATCACCGGCGAGATCAAGTGGTCCCTGCCCGAGCAGTTCTCGGTCTGGTCCGGTGCCCTTGCAACCGCGGGTGACGTGGTCTTCTACGGCACGCTCGAAGGCTACCTGAAGGCCGTGCACGCCGAGACGGGCGAGGAACTGTACAAGTTCAAGACCCCCTCTGGCATCATCGGCAACGTGATGACCTACGAGCATGACGGCAAGCAATACGTCGGCATCCTCTCGGGCATCGGTGGCTGGGCCGGCATCGGTCTTGCGGCCGGTCTGACCAACCCGAACGACGGTCTCGGTGCCGTGGGCGGCTACGCGGCCCTGAGCGACTACACCGCTCTGGGTGGTCAGCTGACCGTCTTCAAGCTGCCCGACTGATCCTCGGAACGCCTAAGGGGCCGGCGGGCGCACGCCGCGTCGGCCCCATCCCTTCCCAAAGCCACAAGGTGACCCTCATGATGCGGACCGCGTCCAGATTTCTTGTAGCCACCGCCGTTACGGCGCTTGTTCCCGCCATCGTCAGCGCGCAAAGCTGGAGCGACCAGCCGGTTCATCCCGAAGACCACGAGGCCGCCGCTGCCGTGTCTTACGAAGATGGCGGGATGTACTACAACGAGGACGATATCCTGACCTACAACGTGGGCGAGGATGGCACCGTGGACTGGCTGACCTTCTCGGGCTTCCGCCGCTATCACTCGGAGTGCCACGTCTGCCATGGCCCGGACGGTGAGGGGTCGACCTACGCGCCAAAGATCAAGAATTCCGCCGTGCACATGGACTATTACGACTTCTACGATGTGGTCGTGAACGGTCGCAAGAACGGCAACTCGGTGATGCCCCACTTCGGCGACAACCCGAACGTGATGTGCTACCTCAACGACATCTACGTCTACCTGAAGGCCCGCGGCATGGACGCGATCCCGCGCGGACGCCCGGGCAAGAAGGAAGCCAAATCCGACATGATCCAAGAGATGGAAAATGCCTGCATGGGTTGATCTCACGCGGCGCGTCGCGCCTGTGGTCGCGGCGGCCCTTCTGGCCGCCGGGCCCGGTGCGGCGCAGACCTCGGACCTCGTGTCGCAGACAGCCCTCAGGGTCTGCGCCGATCCCGCCAATGCGCCGATGTCCTCGGAGGATCTGACCGGCTACGAGAACAAGCTGGCCGATCTGGTGGGCGAGAAGCTGGAGCTTCCGGTCCGCTACACATGGTTTCCGATGGCGACGGGCTTTGTCCGCAACACGCTGAAGCCCAAGAAATGCGACGTGATCATGGGTTATGCCCAGGGCCACGAGCTGGTGCTGAACACCAACCACTACATGACCTCGGTCTTCACGCTGGTGGTGCCCTCGGACGGGCCTCTGGCCGATGTCGAGACGCTGTCGGACCAGCGCCTCAAGGGGCTGCGGATCGGTGTGATCGCGGGCAGCCCGCCGGCGACGCACATGGCCCGCAACGGGT
This region of Ponticoccus alexandrii genomic DNA includes:
- a CDS encoding c-type cytochrome, whose translation is MIKQAIAASLMTLLPVMAAAESHGMAGDAEKGERVFRKCQACHAVGEDAKNKVGPVLNGIIGRTVASVEDFSYSTVLADMGAEGKTWTEEDLAAFLEKPRDYAKGTKMAFAGLRKEEERADVIAYLATFSEEADGGS
- a CDS encoding methanol/ethanol family PQQ-dependent dehydrogenase, which encodes MRLTRLVTSGIAIACATGAWANDDLVSKMEDPKQWAIQTGDYKNQRYSELDQINAENVGDLQVAWTFSTGVLRGHEGSPLVVGDIMYVHTPFPNIVYAMDLKEDGKIIWKYEPKQDPDVIPVMCCDTVNRGVAYADGKIFLHQADTKVVALDAMTGEVAWEALNGDPSIGETNTATVLPVKDKIIVGISGGEFGVQGHVTAYNMETGEQEWRAYSVGPDDQILFNPETTMEHGKPVGADSSINSWEGDQWMIGGGTTWGWYSADMEENLFYYGSGNPSTWNPAQRPGDNKWSMTIFARDIDTGEAKWVYQMTPHDEWDYDGVNEMILTEQEIDGEERKLLTHFDRNGLAYTMDRVSGELLVAEKYDPVVNWTTGVDMDPESETYGRPAVVAEYSTEQNGEDVNSTGICPAALGSKDQQPAAYSPKTQTFYVPTNHVCMDYEPFRVAYTAGQPYVGATLSMYPAPDSHGGMGNFIAWDNITGEIKWSLPEQFSVWSGALATAGDVVFYGTLEGYLKAVHAETGEELYKFKTPSGIIGNVMTYEHDGKQYVGILSGIGGWAGIGLAAGLTNPNDGLGAVGGYAALSDYTALGGQLTVFKLPD
- a CDS encoding c-type cytochrome, methanol metabolism-related, with the translated sequence MMRTASRFLVATAVTALVPAIVSAQSWSDQPVHPEDHEAAAAVSYEDGGMYYNEDDILTYNVGEDGTVDWLTFSGFRRYHSECHVCHGPDGEGSTYAPKIKNSAVHMDYYDFYDVVVNGRKNGNSVMPHFGDNPNVMCYLNDIYVYLKARGMDAIPRGRPGKKEAKSDMIQEMENACMG
- a CDS encoding substrate-binding domain-containing protein, yielding MPAWVDLTRRVAPVVAAALLAAGPGAAQTSDLVSQTALRVCADPANAPMSSEDLTGYENKLADLVGEKLELPVRYTWFPMATGFVRNTLKPKKCDVIMGYAQGHELVLNTNHYMTSVFTLVVPSDGPLADVETLSDQRLKGLRIGVIAGSPPATHMARNGLIGKAKAYNLFVDRRVESPALDMLDDLDSGEIDAAILWGPLAGPLVKTDHPGMTVIPLVKETLPPKLYYRITMGVRQGEKVWQRELNSLIRRNQDEINALLAEAGVPLVNDMGDAVLDVSQ